The following are encoded together in the Pseudoclavibacter endophyticus genome:
- a CDS encoding nuclear transport factor 2 family protein: MNTEDVMTYVAAFNRLDYDTQHSYYHPDVELELPKRRLVGSDGIRAHYDGLHSAVRELLALDFVMVDERHIALEIYTEFRAFADRDGFTFGPLKAGDVFRCTNMGHFDLKDGLLWRIRVGSYRVWGDDERTEAKQFPGIARPLRPGEPEG, from the coding sequence ATGAATACCGAAGACGTCATGACCTACGTCGCCGCGTTCAACCGGCTCGACTACGACACCCAGCATTCGTACTACCACCCGGACGTCGAACTCGAGCTGCCGAAGCGGCGACTGGTTGGATCCGATGGCATCCGCGCACACTATGACGGCCTGCACTCGGCCGTCCGCGAGCTCCTCGCGCTCGACTTCGTGATGGTCGACGAGCGCCATATCGCGCTCGAGATTTACACCGAGTTTCGGGCGTTCGCCGACCGAGACGGCTTCACGTTCGGGCCGCTGAAGGCAGGCGACGTGTTTCGGTGCACCAACATGGGGCACTTCGATCTGAAGGACGGGCTGCTGTGGCGCATCCGCGTCGGCTCGTACCGCGTGTGGGGCGACGACGAGCGAACCGAGGCGAAGCAGTTCCCCGGCATCGCCCGGCCGCTGCGGCCTGGCGAGCCTGAAGGGTAG
- a CDS encoding MmgE/PrpD family protein translates to MTDTVSIRPTGAAPADEPRAIDQITRHLTTTRFEDLPAADVELAKWRVLDVIGCAFGGASIDGNAELLDLLQTWGGAPQSTVIGHGGKLPVHHAALINTMMVRANDFEVMTFWHDGVRQPAHNSASTVPTALAVAESRGLGGRDVLTATMLGDDLAGRVALSSDWTFYLGPDGLGTLVPWGTTAVAGRLLGLDAEQLRHAFGLMVNMMAGTVQDYWDGSHAIKLVQGTASHTGVMATELASRGWTGLSDPLFAEYGYYKVFAQGCKNPGILTEGLGEHYFGEVVFKPYPSGLPTHLPIDCALALHHEHGVRAEDVDEVVIGLTPPNLKNYYAKPYEIRDWPHGDAAFSFQYTACTALLHGAMSIEHFTEDMIRSPQINELIARSRIEPISAGRDGGAEVTVRLRDGRELTVWKPYAKGDEANPMTEDDILAKYRHQVEVTGIVSAATAERVIETVLRLDQLDDLSELTALLSDASAGATR, encoded by the coding sequence CATCCGCCCAACCGGAGCCGCTCCGGCGGACGAACCCCGCGCGATCGATCAGATCACGCGGCACCTCACGACCACGCGTTTCGAGGACCTGCCGGCGGCCGACGTCGAGCTCGCGAAGTGGCGCGTGCTCGATGTGATCGGCTGCGCCTTCGGCGGCGCGTCGATCGACGGCAACGCCGAGCTCCTCGACCTGCTGCAGACCTGGGGAGGAGCCCCGCAGTCCACGGTCATCGGCCACGGGGGCAAGCTGCCCGTGCACCACGCCGCCCTCATCAACACGATGATGGTGCGCGCCAATGACTTCGAGGTCATGACGTTCTGGCACGACGGCGTGCGTCAGCCCGCCCACAACTCGGCGAGCACCGTGCCGACGGCGCTCGCGGTCGCCGAGTCGCGGGGCCTCGGCGGGCGCGACGTGCTGACCGCAACGATGCTCGGCGACGACCTCGCGGGCCGCGTCGCCCTGTCGTCCGACTGGACGTTCTATCTCGGACCCGACGGCCTCGGAACGCTCGTGCCCTGGGGGACGACGGCCGTCGCCGGTCGTCTGCTCGGCCTTGACGCCGAGCAGCTGCGCCATGCCTTCGGCCTCATGGTGAACATGATGGCGGGAACGGTGCAGGACTACTGGGACGGCAGCCACGCGATCAAGCTCGTGCAGGGCACCGCGTCGCACACGGGCGTCATGGCCACTGAGCTCGCCTCGCGGGGCTGGACCGGCCTCAGCGATCCGCTCTTCGCCGAGTACGGCTACTACAAGGTCTTCGCGCAGGGGTGCAAGAACCCGGGCATCCTCACGGAAGGACTCGGCGAGCACTACTTCGGCGAGGTCGTGTTCAAGCCCTATCCGAGCGGCCTGCCGACGCACCTGCCGATCGACTGCGCGCTCGCGCTGCACCACGAGCACGGGGTGCGTGCTGAGGACGTCGACGAGGTCGTGATCGGGCTCACGCCGCCGAACCTCAAGAACTACTACGCGAAGCCGTACGAGATCCGCGACTGGCCGCACGGTGACGCCGCCTTCAGTTTCCAGTACACGGCATGCACGGCACTGCTGCACGGCGCGATGAGCATCGAGCACTTCACGGAGGACATGATCCGCTCGCCGCAGATCAACGAGCTCATCGCGAGGTCGCGCATCGAGCCGATATCGGCCGGTCGAGACGGTGGAGCCGAGGTGACGGTGCGTCTGCGCGACGGCCGCGAGCTCACGGTGTGGAAGCCGTACGCGAAGGGAGACGAGGCGAACCCGATGACCGAGGATGACATCCTCGCCAAGTACCGGCACCAGGTCGAGGTGACCGGCATCGTGAGCGCCGCGACGGCCGAGCGGGTCATCGAGACGGTGCTGCGGCTCGACCAGCTCGATGACCTGAGCGAGCTCACGGCCCTGCTGAGTGACGCGTCGGCGGGGGCGACTCGATGA
- a CDS encoding AMP-binding protein: protein MHGHYTSIWQAIAERDPDRVAVVTRSRELSYLTLAREAGALATRLREAGLGPGDSLMIAMHNRPEYLVGLYACLASGVAPVLVNFRFRAPELAELIDDSRPAAMLFPSSLADVMVDAAGLAGANAPTLLVCVDDGDGETPSQAVPYAEVVAGGGSLPPEPPAGGELRIYTGGTTGRPKAVVWPAELILDIQDYSIYVSLGLRSPTTIDEAVDIALGDDTPRVAVLPLAPFMHGTALFNGLNALAIGGSIIIPEGRRLDVVDGVRLANDYRATRLIVAGDVVALPIVEAAEELGLKLETVTSIMSSGMRFSEEVKRGLHQLGSFEILDLLAATEGGPFAVNLTRSVDDLPGRFRLLPGAAVLDEDLREVQDTPGATGTLAFRGTLPSGYHGDEEKTRKAFPVIGGLRYVVPGDMAKVLDDGSIELLGRGSSVVNTGGEKVFPAEVEAAILEHDAVRDAVVFGMPDRRYGERVVAVVALEAGAALTRDELASFLDAGIAGYKKPKLVAFVDSLGRTPHGKIDMRRMRDLVAAFDADATEASTKERQ from the coding sequence TTGCACGGGCACTACACCTCGATCTGGCAGGCCATCGCCGAGCGCGACCCCGACCGCGTCGCCGTCGTCACGCGATCGCGCGAATTGAGTTACCTCACGCTGGCCCGCGAGGCGGGTGCGCTCGCGACGAGACTGCGTGAGGCAGGTCTCGGGCCGGGTGACTCCCTCATGATCGCCATGCACAACCGGCCCGAGTACCTCGTCGGCCTCTACGCGTGCCTCGCGAGCGGCGTCGCGCCCGTGCTGGTGAACTTCCGCTTCCGCGCCCCCGAGCTCGCCGAGCTCATCGACGACTCGCGCCCGGCGGCAATGCTGTTCCCGTCCTCGCTCGCCGACGTCATGGTGGATGCCGCGGGTCTCGCGGGTGCCAACGCGCCGACACTGCTCGTGTGCGTCGATGACGGGGACGGCGAGACGCCATCGCAGGCGGTGCCGTACGCCGAGGTCGTCGCGGGCGGAGGATCATTGCCGCCCGAGCCGCCGGCTGGCGGCGAGCTGCGCATCTACACGGGCGGAACGACCGGCCGGCCGAAGGCCGTCGTGTGGCCTGCCGAGCTGATCCTGGACATCCAGGACTACTCGATCTACGTGTCGCTCGGCCTGCGCTCGCCGACGACGATCGACGAGGCAGTCGACATCGCGCTCGGCGACGACACCCCGCGCGTCGCCGTGCTGCCGCTCGCCCCGTTCATGCATGGCACGGCGCTGTTCAACGGGCTCAACGCCCTCGCGATCGGCGGCTCGATCATCATCCCGGAGGGCCGTCGGCTCGACGTCGTCGACGGCGTGCGTCTCGCGAACGACTACCGCGCCACCCGCCTCATCGTGGCCGGCGACGTTGTCGCCCTGCCGATCGTCGAGGCGGCCGAGGAGCTCGGCCTGAAGCTCGAGACCGTGACGTCGATCATGAGCTCCGGCATGCGCTTCAGCGAGGAGGTCAAGCGCGGCCTGCACCAGCTCGGGTCGTTCGAGATCCTCGACCTGCTCGCGGCGACCGAGGGCGGGCCATTCGCCGTCAACCTGACGCGTTCGGTCGACGACCTTCCGGGCCGGTTCCGCCTTTTGCCGGGAGCGGCAGTGCTCGACGAGGACCTGCGAGAGGTGCAGGACACTCCCGGCGCCACGGGAACGCTCGCGTTCCGCGGCACGCTCCCGAGCGGCTATCACGGTGACGAGGAGAAGACCCGAAAAGCGTTCCCGGTCATCGGCGGCCTGCGCTACGTCGTGCCGGGCGACATGGCAAAGGTGCTCGACGACGGCTCCATCGAGCTACTCGGTCGCGGCAGCTCTGTCGTCAACACGGGCGGCGAGAAAGTCTTCCCCGCCGAGGTCGAAGCGGCGATCCTCGAACACGACGCCGTGCGCGACGCCGTCGTGTTCGGCATGCCCGACCGCCGCTACGGCGAGCGCGTCGTCGCCGTCGTCGCGCTCGAAGCGGGCGCGGCACTCACGCGCGACGAGCTCGCCTCTTTCCTCGACGCAGGCATCGCCGGCTACAAGAAACCGAAGCTGGTCGCGTTCGTCGACTCCCTCGGCCGTACCCCGCACGGCAAGATCGACATGCGGCGAATGCGCGATCTCGTCGCGGCGTTCGACGCCGACGCCACCGAAGCATCCACGAAGGAGCGCCAATGA
- a CDS encoding MarR family winged helix-turn-helix transcriptional regulator has protein sequence MVEAPYNVYVIKQLELVIRPRFIEICATADMTAPQYTALTVLRRRPGITSSELARRSFVRAQTMATTLEPLLDGGLIRREPDPTNARRKLLYITDDGVETIARLSGPINDLERMITDGFSPEERAQFCNLLRRSRSNLAAAQLPSSTDDGT, from the coding sequence ATGGTCGAGGCTCCATACAACGTCTACGTCATCAAGCAGCTCGAGCTCGTCATCCGACCGCGCTTCATCGAGATCTGCGCGACGGCCGACATGACCGCGCCACAGTACACGGCACTGACCGTGCTGCGCCGGAGGCCCGGCATCACGAGCTCAGAGCTCGCGCGTCGCTCGTTCGTGCGGGCGCAGACGATGGCGACAACGCTCGAGCCGCTGCTCGATGGCGGGCTCATTCGTCGCGAGCCCGACCCGACGAACGCGAGGCGCAAGCTGCTATACATCACCGATGACGGCGTCGAAACAATCGCCCGCCTGTCTGGCCCGATCAACGACCTCGAACGCATGATCACCGACGGCTTCTCGCCCGAGGAACGCGCTCAGTTCTGCAACCTGCTGCGCCGCAGCCGCTCGAACCTCGCGGCGGCGCAGCTGCCGTCATCGACCGACGATGGGACGTAG
- a CDS encoding SDR family oxidoreductase translates to MSGEIRLDGRVAIVTGAGQSLGKSYALALAAAGASVVVNDVNGETAAQTVAEIEQAGGTAVAVVAPVGPTETADELVAAAKEHFGRLDVLVANAGVLRDRVLWKMSDDDFDLVVETHLRGTFTCGRAAAVAMREQGEGGRIILIGSPAGQFGSFGQTNYASVKAGLVAMARTMSLELARANITANAVIPTALSPMTATIPAYTQVYEDFVAGKPIPAEYRRDHALGSPDDVAPLIVWLASDASRGVTGQALGIGGDRITLYSHPTALRTVDHEGGWSAAGIDEAWNEQLAELAQPSGPPSTH, encoded by the coding sequence ATGAGCGGTGAGATCCGCCTCGATGGCCGCGTGGCCATCGTCACGGGCGCGGGCCAGAGCCTCGGGAAGTCGTACGCGCTCGCCCTCGCCGCGGCAGGAGCCTCCGTCGTCGTCAACGACGTCAACGGTGAGACCGCCGCGCAGACGGTCGCCGAGATCGAGCAGGCCGGGGGCACGGCCGTCGCGGTCGTCGCGCCGGTCGGCCCGACCGAGACGGCCGACGAGCTCGTCGCCGCGGCGAAGGAGCATTTCGGCCGTCTCGACGTGCTCGTCGCCAACGCGGGCGTGCTGCGCGACCGCGTGCTGTGGAAGATGAGCGACGACGACTTCGACCTCGTCGTCGAGACGCACCTGCGCGGCACGTTCACGTGCGGTCGCGCTGCGGCGGTCGCGATGCGCGAGCAGGGCGAGGGTGGTCGCATCATCCTCATCGGCTCGCCCGCCGGCCAGTTCGGCAGTTTCGGCCAGACGAACTACGCGTCGGTCAAGGCCGGCCTCGTCGCGATGGCCCGAACGATGTCGCTCGAGCTGGCCCGTGCCAACATCACGGCAAACGCCGTGATCCCGACCGCGCTCTCGCCCATGACGGCGACGATCCCCGCCTACACGCAGGTCTACGAGGACTTCGTCGCAGGCAAGCCGATCCCCGCCGAGTACCGCCGAGATCACGCGCTCGGCAGCCCGGACGACGTCGCGCCCCTCATCGTGTGGCTGGCGAGCGATGCCTCGCGGGGCGTCACGGGGCAGGCCCTCGGCATCGGGGGCGACCGCATCACCCTCTACTCGCACCCGACGGCGCTCCGCACTGTCGACCATGAGGGCGGCTGGAGCGCGGCGGGCATCGACGAGGCCTGGAACGAGCAGCTCGCCGAACTCGCGCAGCCCTCCGGTCCGCCCTCGACGCACTAG
- a CDS encoding amidohydrolase family protein, protein MTRYVPAVDPSAVSAIDVHVHVQVDSAGRRAVPTRIIEAMGRYFGDSAPPIDVDETAARYRDAGMAAVVFTVDATTNLDHAPNSIDDIVEGAARNNDVLVPFGSVDPLQGEAAIEEAVRQADELGVRGFKFHPTVQAFDPSDPAYAPLFSVIEERGLPILSHTGQTGVGAGMPGGGGFRLGLSNPILLDEVAARHPDLTIIMAHPSVPWQDEALSVATHKPGAYIDLSGWSPKYFGDGLKRALRSYLNHKMLFGSDFPALTPERWLRDFELLEVEGAKLEAILKDNTAKLLGLGAA, encoded by the coding sequence ATGACCCGCTACGTGCCAGCCGTCGATCCGTCCGCCGTCAGCGCCATCGACGTGCACGTGCACGTGCAGGTCGACTCGGCCGGCCGCCGTGCCGTGCCGACGCGCATCATCGAGGCGATGGGCCGCTACTTCGGCGACTCCGCTCCGCCCATCGACGTCGATGAAACGGCGGCGCGCTACCGTGACGCCGGCATGGCCGCCGTCGTCTTCACGGTCGACGCGACCACCAATCTCGATCACGCGCCGAACAGCATCGACGACATCGTCGAGGGCGCCGCGCGCAACAACGACGTGCTCGTGCCATTCGGCAGCGTCGACCCGCTGCAGGGCGAGGCGGCGATCGAGGAGGCCGTCCGCCAGGCCGACGAGCTCGGGGTCCGGGGGTTCAAGTTCCACCCGACCGTGCAAGCGTTCGACCCGTCCGACCCGGCCTACGCTCCGCTCTTCTCCGTGATCGAGGAGCGAGGGCTGCCGATTCTCTCGCACACGGGGCAGACCGGGGTGGGCGCGGGCATGCCCGGCGGGGGCGGCTTCCGGCTCGGGCTGTCGAATCCGATCCTGCTCGACGAGGTCGCGGCCAGGCACCCAGACCTCACGATCATCATGGCGCACCCGAGCGTGCCGTGGCAGGACGAGGCCCTCTCGGTCGCGACCCACAAGCCTGGCGCCTACATCGACCTCTCCGGATGGTCGCCCAAGTACTTCGGTGACGGTCTCAAGCGCGCCCTGCGCAGCTACCTCAACCACAAGATGCTGTTCGGCTCCGACTTCCCGGCGCTCACGCCCGAGCGCTGGCTGCGCGACTTCGAGCTGCTCGAGGTCGAGGGGGCCAAGCTCGAGGCCATCCTGAAGGACAACACCGCGAAGCTGCTCGGGCTCGGGGCGGCGTGA
- a CDS encoding MmgE/PrpD family protein has translation MSTPIIDTLASFATSTSYESLPDATVRSTKRVLLDSIGCALGATTTDPGKVTIGIARQLGGPGECSILGTGDRVAITNAVFANGQLVNLLDFDTVMPGGHTPPYIVPTVLGMAEREGASGRELVVATAVALELSARMARAVPRGMGFVEEDGERVFRYAEREGYARLNFGAAAGAGRLRGLTDAQMVNALAHAGHLSQLNTWSRGNFSMPRNLSKYGFAGWQNTGAILAIMLAEGGIMGDVGLLDDGEHGYGEMSGYGGWFPEHLLPGLGEEWGFDEVRFKAYACCTMLHRAIECFEEIVGANRLHPDEIERVTVYASPTVEAVLFQDRSLNNIVDLQFGTPYMMAMVAHGERSGADWQDWNKLTDPRMTAFADRVSVVPHPDYADNEASKVEVLARGETFTAERYGMTAPLDDAQLVDKFRHNAARPLTQQQIDRAVDALEHLEELDDIRHLMTDLTQ, from the coding sequence ATGAGCACGCCCATCATCGACACGCTCGCGTCGTTCGCCACCTCGACCTCGTACGAGTCATTGCCGGATGCGACGGTGCGGTCGACGAAGCGGGTGCTGCTCGACTCGATTGGTTGCGCGCTCGGCGCCACGACGACCGACCCTGGCAAGGTGACCATCGGCATCGCGCGGCAGCTCGGCGGGCCGGGGGAGTGCTCGATCCTCGGGACGGGCGACCGGGTAGCCATCACGAACGCGGTGTTCGCGAACGGCCAGCTCGTCAACCTGCTCGACTTCGACACCGTCATGCCGGGCGGCCACACACCGCCGTACATCGTGCCGACCGTGCTCGGCATGGCCGAGCGCGAGGGCGCGTCCGGCCGGGAGCTCGTCGTCGCGACCGCCGTCGCGCTGGAACTGTCGGCGCGCATGGCAAGGGCGGTTCCACGCGGCATGGGGTTCGTCGAAGAGGACGGGGAGCGCGTGTTCCGCTACGCCGAGCGCGAGGGGTACGCGCGCCTCAACTTCGGCGCCGCCGCGGGGGCCGGGCGGTTGCGCGGCCTGACGGACGCGCAGATGGTCAACGCGCTCGCGCACGCCGGTCACCTGAGCCAGCTCAACACGTGGAGCCGCGGCAACTTCTCGATGCCGAGGAACCTGTCGAAGTATGGCTTCGCCGGCTGGCAGAACACGGGCGCGATCCTCGCGATCATGCTCGCCGAGGGCGGCATCATGGGTGACGTGGGCCTGCTAGACGACGGCGAGCACGGGTATGGCGAGATGAGCGGCTACGGTGGCTGGTTCCCCGAGCACCTCTTGCCGGGTCTCGGTGAGGAGTGGGGTTTCGACGAGGTGCGCTTCAAGGCCTACGCCTGTTGCACGATGCTGCACCGCGCCATCGAGTGCTTCGAGGAGATCGTCGGCGCCAATCGGCTGCACCCGGACGAGATCGAGCGCGTGACGGTGTACGCGTCGCCGACAGTCGAGGCCGTGCTCTTCCAGGATCGCTCGCTCAACAACATCGTCGACCTGCAGTTCGGAACGCCCTACATGATGGCGATGGTCGCCCACGGCGAGCGGTCGGGCGCCGACTGGCAGGACTGGAACAAGCTGACCGACCCCCGTATGACCGCGTTCGCCGACCGCGTGTCGGTCGTGCCGCACCCCGACTACGCCGACAACGAGGCGAGCAAGGTGGAGGTGCTCGCCCGCGGCGAGACCTTCACGGCCGAGCGGTACGGCATGACGGCGCCGCTCGACGATGCGCAGCTCGTCGACAAGTTCCGGCACAACGCGGCGCGCCCGCTCACGCAGCAGCAGATCGACCGGGCCGTCGATGCGCTCGAGCACCTTGAAGAGCTTGACGACATCAGACACCTCATGACCGACCTGACGCAGTAG
- a CDS encoding acyl-CoA dehydrogenase family protein, translated as MSGTPGSARAALTDDEAADFFGFAGTLTDAERSKLAELRALLDERVRPHLADWWERAHTPVELRRDLAALRLEDDPALLADGDGDDPRPLFTGFKNFELARCDLSTAMLYGGQVSMFRTLVRQGGSLTQVREMDARIRSFDLTGCFALTEPAHGSDVARGLETTATRHGDGPDATWTITGEKRWIGNADASELLGVVAKDAADGRAKVFLVPRTAPGVELEPITGKMSLRIVRNSNIRLNDVTVREADRLQGIDSFADLARILGSLRADVVWFAAGMQAGALEAARRYAMGRAQFGRPIASYQLIQEKLARMLGNTTATLALAVSLTGLDERGIRTEAQAAMSKLWSADRLRETVALARETCGGEGITLARDVGRFFADAEALYTYEGTREINALIVGRELTGIGAFV; from the coding sequence GTGAGCGGCACGCCTGGGTCGGCCCGCGCGGCGCTGACCGACGACGAGGCCGCCGACTTCTTCGGATTCGCCGGGACGCTCACCGATGCCGAGCGGTCGAAGCTCGCCGAGCTGCGGGCCCTCCTCGACGAGCGCGTTCGCCCGCATCTCGCCGACTGGTGGGAGCGCGCGCACACGCCCGTCGAACTGCGCCGCGACCTCGCGGCCCTCCGCCTCGAGGACGACCCGGCGTTGCTCGCCGATGGGGACGGCGACGATCCCCGGCCGCTCTTCACCGGCTTCAAGAACTTCGAGCTCGCCCGCTGCGATCTCAGCACGGCCATGCTCTACGGCGGTCAGGTCAGCATGTTCCGAACCCTGGTGCGGCAGGGCGGGTCGCTGACGCAGGTGCGCGAAATGGATGCGCGCATCCGGTCGTTCGATCTCACCGGATGCTTCGCGCTGACGGAGCCCGCGCACGGGTCCGATGTCGCGCGCGGTCTCGAGACGACGGCGACACGCCACGGCGACGGGCCGGACGCGACGTGGACCATAACGGGGGAGAAGCGCTGGATCGGCAATGCCGATGCCTCGGAGCTGCTCGGTGTCGTCGCGAAGGACGCCGCCGACGGGCGCGCGAAAGTGTTCCTGGTGCCGCGCACGGCGCCAGGCGTGGAGCTCGAGCCGATCACCGGCAAGATGAGCCTGCGTATCGTTCGCAACAGCAACATCCGGCTGAACGACGTGACGGTGCGCGAGGCCGATCGGCTCCAGGGCATCGACTCCTTCGCTGATCTCGCGCGCATACTCGGCTCGCTGCGCGCCGACGTCGTCTGGTTCGCCGCGGGGATGCAGGCGGGCGCGCTCGAGGCCGCGCGCCGCTACGCGATGGGCCGCGCGCAGTTCGGGCGGCCCATCGCGTCGTACCAGCTGATCCAGGAGAAGCTCGCCCGCATGCTCGGCAACACGACCGCGACGCTCGCGCTCGCAGTCTCGCTGACCGGGCTCGACGAGCGCGGCATCCGCACGGAGGCGCAGGCGGCCATGTCGAAGCTGTGGAGCGCCGACCGGTTGCGTGAGACGGTCGCGCTCGCCCGCGAGACGTGCGGGGGAGAGGGCATCACGCTCGCGCGCGATGTCGGCCGCTTCTTCGCCGACGCAGAGGCGCTGTACACGTACGAGGGCACCCGCGAGATCAACGCGCTCATCGTCGGTCGCGAGCTGACCGGCATCGGCGCGTTCGTGTAG